AGGTCGTACCGTCATGCCGGGCTTTGTCGATGCCCACACGCATCTGCTCTTTGGCGGCAATCGTCTTGGCGACTTCGAACAGCGCGTCGCGGGACGTACCTACCAGGAGATTGCAGCCTCTGGCGGAGGCATCGCCTCGACACTTGGGTATACACGCAAGGCCTCCGAGGACGACCTCATCGCAATTGGCCAGCGCCATGCGGAGTGGTTCCTTCGCGGCGGCACTACGACCATCGAAGCGAAGTCCGGCTATGGCCTCTCCGTTGAGTCCGAGTTGAAGATACTGAGTGCGCTGCGGTCGCTACAGCTGCAGGTGCCGATGAGGATCGTGCCGACGCTGCTTGCCGCGCATACTGTTCCGCCCGAGTTCCGCGCAGACCGCGAAGCTTACATCGCACTGATCACGGAGCAGATCATTCCCGCCGTTTGCGAAGAGAAACTTGCTGCCTACTGTGACATCTTCTGCGACGACCACGCTTTCACGGTGGCGGAGGCGCGGCAACTCCTTGGACACGCGAAGCGAAGTGGCCTCGAGCTTCGCATGCACGTCGAACAGTTCCGCTCCGATGGTGGAGCGAAGCTTGCGGCAGAACTTGGCGCAGTCACCGCCGACCATCTTGAATGCATGTCGGTCGACGACATGCCCGCGCTGAAGGCCGCCGGAGTGCAGCCTGTTCTTCTGCCTGCGTCGGTCTTTGCGCTCGGCCGCAGTGAATATCCCAACGCCCGGGCGATGATCGAGGCGGGCCTAGCGCCCGTCATCGCTACGGACTTCAATCCAGGCTCCTCGCCCACTGCATCGATGCCGTTTATCATCACACTGGCCGCACTTTACATGAAGATGCTGCCCGCGGAGTCGGTAGTAGCCTCTACCATCAACGCCGCAGCAAGCTTGAACCTCGCGCACGATATCGGCTCACTTGAAGCGGGCAAAAAGGCCGACTTCGTCATCCACGAGTTCGATGACTATCGAGAGCTCGCCTACTTCATCGCGACACCCTCGAGGCCCCGCGTCTTTGTCTCCGGACAGGAGGTCTGCTAACTGTGCTTGGGACTCCTGAAATTTTACGCACCCTGGTCGGCATCGAAAGCGTCTCGTCGCTTTCGAATGCTCCACTGCTCGACGAGATTCAATCACTGCTGGAACCCCGTGGATGGTTCATCCAGCGCTTTCCGTACATCGCGACGGATGGTCTTGAGAAGGCAAATCTCCTTGCCATTCCAAGCCGCTTCAAGGACGCGCTGCCCGACGTCGAACTGCTCTTCGTGTGTCATACGGACACCGTTCCGTTTCGGCGCGAATGGGCCGCCGCCACAAACCTGACGGAACAGGACGGCTTCCTTCATGGCTGCGGATCGTGCGATGTAAAAGGCTCACTGGCCGCGCTCATCTCCGCCGCGCTCCAGGTCGATACAGCGTCCATGAAGTCTCCCGTGGCCTTCGCCTTTACCGCGGAAGAAGAGATCGGCTGCATCGGCGCAACGAAGCTCGCGGCCAGTGGGGCGATCCGTCCGCGCAACGTCATCGTATGTGAACCTACGTCGCTTCATCCTGCGACGGCAGGGAAGGGATATGCATTGGCGGAGGTCAACATCCGCGGACGTGAAGCGCATAGCGCCTTTCCGTATCGCGGAGCCTCCGCCGTCAACGCGGCCGCGAGCTTCATCGTCAAGCTAGAGCACCTGCAGAAACAGCCTGCGGCCAGCAGCGATGCTCGTTTCACGCCGCCTGTTACCACCTTCAATGTTGGCGTCCTTAACGGTGGCACGGCGAAGAACATTGTTGCAGGCGCATGTAGCTTTCTTGTCGAGTGGCGTCCCATTCCCAGTGAAGATCCCGCGCTCGGTGGCTTCATTTTGAAAGACATCGCATCGGCTCTCTCAAGCGAACATCCCGGGTGCGAGATTGAAGTGAAGGTGCTACGTACGGATGCTGGATTTGCAAACCCCGCGTCCGATTTACTTGGAGCGACTCTATGCCGCCTGCTTAATCGCACAGAGATAGGGATCTCGTTTGGCTCTGAGGCTGCGCGCTTCGCCGCAATCGCGCAGTCGGTTGTGGTCGTAGGCCCGGGGGATATGGAGACAGCGCACAGCGAACGTGAGCGCGTCCCCATAGACGAACTTGAAGAATGGACCGGCATCATCAAGCACCTTTTGCTGCAAGGCCTCAATTGATCCTCATCACGAATCAAGCACGACATTCTCAATGGAAGTGAGTAACACCATGCCGACACTCTATCGCCCCGAACTTCTCTACCTGGAAGGAGCCTTCCAAAGCGGGATAGGGCTGCTCGTGGGAGACGATGGCGCGATCCTCAACATAGGCGCGGACATCTCCCCCGAAGGTGCAACGGTCGTCGGCATGGCCGGACGGGCGATGCTGCCGGGCCTCGTCAACGGCCACTCGCACACGTTTCAGCGGCTCATTCGTGGCGTTGCGGAACATCGCGGAGTCAATGGCGACGACTTCTGGGCTTGGCGGAATACGATGTACCGCGCTGCATCGCGGCTCACCCCCGAAGAACTCTACGATGTTGCCCGCATGGCCTTCCTCGAGATGGCGTTCACGGGGATTACGGCAGTCGGCGAGTTCCACTACCTCCATCGCCAGACCGACGGCACGGCCTATGATGATCCCAATCTGCTCTCCAAGGCTGTCATCGACGCAGCGCGCTCGGTCGGTCTGCGCATCTGCCTGCTTCGTGTCGCTTACTCGCGCGCGGGATATCAACTGCCTCCAAACCCAGGCCAGGCGCGGTTCTATGAGACCAACGTCGAATACATCAACAGCATGGAGCGACTCGCCGCGGACATCCAGGGCTTTGATCCGACGGTGAGCTTCGGTGTTGCTCCGCACAGCATACGCGCGGTCACGATCGACGAAGTGAGGCGCATTAGCGAATGGGCGCAGTCGCGCGGCTTGCCCATCCACATGCACATGGCAGAACAGACTGCCGAGCTGGACGCGTGTGTGCGTGAGTATGGCTATACGCCTGTGAAGCTGATGGCGGAGAAACGCCTGCTCACAAGCAGCACCACACTCGTTCACGCGATCCATGTGACCTCCGAAGAGATCGCGCATCTCGCACGTGCGGGTACCACGATCTGCTCCTGTCCGACGACCGAGCGCAATCTCGGCGACGGCATCATCGATGCAGACCAGGCGTGCGCCGCCGGGATTCCATTCTCTTTCGGCACGGACAGCCAGGCGAACATCAATCTGCTTGAGGATGCGCGTGAGCTTGACTACCACCTCCGCCTGAAGCGTCAGCGCCGGCTACTTCTTGATGGCATCCACGGCGAAGAGATTGCCCAGCGGCTGTTCGGCTATGCGACAACTGGTGGCGCGAAGAGTCTCGGCATGAATACGGGGGAACTGAAGGCTGGCCTCCCCGCGGACTTTTTCACCGTCGACCTCAAAGATCTTTCGATTGCCGGAGCGACGGCTGGCGAATTGCTTTCGACCATCGTCTTCGGCTCTGAGCGGACCGCGGTCTGCGATGTCGTAAGCAACGGACGTGTTCTTGTGGCAAACAGACAAAGCCCTCTAACCGAAGAAATTGTCACTCGTTACACCGCAGTTGCTCGTCGGCTCTCGTCTCTGCCAGCGTAAGTTCGGAGCCGACCGCTTTTCGCAGAGGATACAGCGGTTCAAGGCGGTCAAAAGCAGGCAATCAAGCTATAGCGGGCAAAAGTGGCGTTGATTCCCCATTCACCGAGCTACCTGTTCTTACGTAGGATGAGACCATGATCCAGTTAGATGGAATGAGCTTCAGCGTTGATGAAGTTGTTGCAATTGCCTATGGCCGCGACCAGGTTTCAATTGCTCCCGCCGCACTTGAGCGCATGTCGGTTTCGCGCCGCTTTGTGGAAGAGGCGATGCTGAGCACGCAGCCTGTCTATGCGTTGAACACCGGCGTGGGCCTGCTCGCAAACATCGCGCTGGGTCATGCAGAGATCGAAGAGATGCAGATCAATCTTGTGCGCTCGCACTGCTGCGGCGTCGGCGACCCGCTGCCGCACGAGGTGGTTCGCGGACTGATGGCGATCCGCGCGAATGTGCTCGCCAAGGGAGTCTCGGGCATCCGCCCGGTCATCGCGGAGAGAATCTGCGATCTGCTGAACTGCGGCATTACGCCTGTGATTCCATCGCGCGGAAGCGTAGGTGCGAGCGGCGATCTCGCTCCTCTTGCGCACATGGCGCTGGCTCTTATCGGCGAAGGCGACGTTGAGTATGAGGGTGAGGTTCGTCCCGCATCGGAGTGCCTGGTGCTCGCGGGCCTCGAGCCATTGCAGCTTCAGGCCAAGGAGGGTATCTCGCTGCTGAACGGCACGCAGGCGATGCTTTCGATTGGCTGCCTGCAGTTGAAAGAGATTGAAACGCTCTTCGTCGCCGCGCAGACATCGGCTGCCATCACGATGGAAGCGCTGCGCGGCACTCCGGTTCCGTTTGATCCGCGGCTGCACAAGGTGCGTCCGCATCCAGGCCAGATGCACAGCGCGCAGCACATGCGCTCGTTGCTTGCCGATAGCCCCATCCCGCGCACGCAGGGCGTGAACCGGAAGATTCAGGATGCCTACTGCCTGCGCTGCATTCCGCAGGTGCATGGTGCCGCGTGGGACACGCTGCGCGAAGCTCGCCGCGTCTTCGAGATCGAGTTGAACAGCGCCACCGACAATCCGCTGGTCTTCGAAGAAGACATTCTCTCCGGTGGCAACTTTCATGGCGCTCCGCTTGCGCTGAATCTCGACTACCTTGCGATCGCGATCTGCCAGATTGCGGGCATATCCGAGCGCCGTACCGAACGCCTGCTGAATCCAACGCTGAACGAAGGGCTTCCGGCGTTCCTCGCATCGGCACCGGGCATTGAGTCCGGCCTGATGATCGCGCAGGTCACCGCCGCCGGTCTTTATGCGGAGATGCGCGTGCTGGCCACGCCGGCGTCAACGGGATCGCTGCCGACCAGCGGCAACCAGGAAGACTTTGTGAGCATGGGCATGACCTCCGCGCTGAAGCTGGAGCAGTCGGTCAAGCTCGCTCGCATGATCGTCGCTATCGAGCTGATGGCGGCAACGCGTGCGCTCGACTTCCGCGAAGACAGCGATACTACCCCCCTATTGCAGGAGGCGATACGCCGCTTCCGTGAGCACGTGCCAGGCTGGTCGAAGGACTGCGTTCTCTCCACCCGCATGACGAGTGCGGAGAAGTTCATCGCCTCGGGATTGTTGAACAATATTGAGGTGCAGGCTTCCGTAGCTGCATGAAGTCGTTGAGGAATCGTTTGCGCAGGCGCTAGACTTGCACTACGCCCACAGGAATTGCCCGGTCAAGCTCTGGAGACCGCGTCGGGTCACCGCAATCTTTTTCGAAAGAAACGAGGATTTGGCGATCATGACGATCAAGCAGATGCTCTT
This Granulicella aggregans DNA region includes the following protein-coding sequences:
- the hutI gene encoding imidazolonepropionase, translated to MTFSKDSAPQGAATSIVVNCGQLVTVAGPSRPRMGAELLDLGIRNDAAMLIADGRIAAIDSYAEIKALAPADAEIINAQGRTVMPGFVDAHTHLLFGGNRLGDFEQRVAGRTYQEIAASGGGIASTLGYTRKASEDDLIAIGQRHAEWFLRGGTTTIEAKSGYGLSVESELKILSALRSLQLQVPMRIVPTLLAAHTVPPEFRADREAYIALITEQIIPAVCEEKLAAYCDIFCDDHAFTVAEARQLLGHAKRSGLELRMHVEQFRSDGGAKLAAELGAVTADHLECMSVDDMPALKAAGVQPVLLPASVFALGRSEYPNARAMIEAGLAPVIATDFNPGSSPTASMPFIITLAALYMKMLPAESVVASTINAAASLNLAHDIGSLEAGKKADFVIHEFDDYRELAYFIATPSRPRVFVSGQEVC
- a CDS encoding M20/M25/M40 family metallo-hydrolase, encoding MLGTPEILRTLVGIESVSSLSNAPLLDEIQSLLEPRGWFIQRFPYIATDGLEKANLLAIPSRFKDALPDVELLFVCHTDTVPFRREWAAATNLTEQDGFLHGCGSCDVKGSLAALISAALQVDTASMKSPVAFAFTAEEEIGCIGATKLAASGAIRPRNVIVCEPTSLHPATAGKGYALAEVNIRGREAHSAFPYRGASAVNAAASFIVKLEHLQKQPAASSDARFTPPVTTFNVGVLNGGTAKNIVAGACSFLVEWRPIPSEDPALGGFILKDIASALSSEHPGCEIEVKVLRTDAGFANPASDLLGATLCRLLNRTEIGISFGSEAARFAAIAQSVVVVGPGDMETAHSERERVPIDELEEWTGIIKHLLLQGLN
- the hutF gene encoding formimidoylglutamate deiminase encodes the protein MPTLYRPELLYLEGAFQSGIGLLVGDDGAILNIGADISPEGATVVGMAGRAMLPGLVNGHSHTFQRLIRGVAEHRGVNGDDFWAWRNTMYRAASRLTPEELYDVARMAFLEMAFTGITAVGEFHYLHRQTDGTAYDDPNLLSKAVIDAARSVGLRICLLRVAYSRAGYQLPPNPGQARFYETNVEYINSMERLAADIQGFDPTVSFGVAPHSIRAVTIDEVRRISEWAQSRGLPIHMHMAEQTAELDACVREYGYTPVKLMAEKRLLTSSTTLVHAIHVTSEEIAHLARAGTTICSCPTTERNLGDGIIDADQACAAGIPFSFGTDSQANINLLEDARELDYHLRLKRQRRLLLDGIHGEEIAQRLFGYATTGGAKSLGMNTGELKAGLPADFFTVDLKDLSIAGATAGELLSTIVFGSERTAVCDVVSNGRVLVANRQSPLTEEIVTRYTAVARRLSSLPA
- the hutH gene encoding histidine ammonia-lyase, coding for MIQLDGMSFSVDEVVAIAYGRDQVSIAPAALERMSVSRRFVEEAMLSTQPVYALNTGVGLLANIALGHAEIEEMQINLVRSHCCGVGDPLPHEVVRGLMAIRANVLAKGVSGIRPVIAERICDLLNCGITPVIPSRGSVGASGDLAPLAHMALALIGEGDVEYEGEVRPASECLVLAGLEPLQLQAKEGISLLNGTQAMLSIGCLQLKEIETLFVAAQTSAAITMEALRGTPVPFDPRLHKVRPHPGQMHSAQHMRSLLADSPIPRTQGVNRKIQDAYCLRCIPQVHGAAWDTLREARRVFEIELNSATDNPLVFEEDILSGGNFHGAPLALNLDYLAIAICQIAGISERRTERLLNPTLNEGLPAFLASAPGIESGLMIAQVTAAGLYAEMRVLATPASTGSLPTSGNQEDFVSMGMTSALKLEQSVKLARMIVAIELMAATRALDFREDSDTTPLLQEAIRRFREHVPGWSKDCVLSTRMTSAEKFIASGLLNNIEVQASVAA